In one Nostoc sp. KVJ3 genomic region, the following are encoded:
- a CDS encoding CatB-related O-acetyltransferase, with product MAYHTYKSPHLWLASIATDSRVSVGEYTCFDDTITFALWFHDEKIDIGKFCSLARNITIFGGGEHHITRATTYAFRLFFPREQTEFAERHGEVRHKGTTSIGNDVWIGYGATILSGVRIGNGAVIGAKAVVANDIPDYAIAVGNPAKVIRSRFRPETVERLLELHWWDWDTKKIIANLEWLYQNPDDWPENIQFNEPTEGLPDFPAPELL from the coding sequence ATGGCTTATCATACCTACAAATCTCCCCACCTATGGTTAGCATCTATAGCCACAGATAGCCGAGTGAGTGTTGGAGAATATACTTGCTTTGACGACACTATTACCTTTGCATTGTGGTTTCATGATGAGAAAATTGACATTGGCAAGTTTTGTTCTCTAGCAAGAAATATTACCATCTTCGGTGGTGGAGAGCATCACATTACTAGGGCGACAACTTATGCATTTCGCCTGTTCTTTCCTCGCGAACAAACAGAGTTTGCAGAACGGCATGGCGAGGTACGTCACAAGGGTACTACTTCCATTGGGAATGATGTTTGGATTGGCTACGGTGCAACTATCTTGTCAGGAGTTAGGATTGGCAACGGAGCCGTCATCGGAGCTAAGGCAGTTGTTGCTAATGATATCCCTGATTATGCGATTGCTGTAGGCAACCCAGCTAAAGTTATCCGCTCTCGATTCAGACCTGAAACAGTTGAACGTTTGCTGGAACTGCACTGGTGGGACTGGGATACCAAGAAAATTATTGCGAACTTAGAATGGCTCTACCAAAATCCTGATGATTGGCCAGAAAATATCCAGTTTAATGAACCTACAGAAGGGTTGCCAGATTTTCCCGCACCTGAACTTCTATAG
- a CDS encoding non-ribosomal peptide synthetase — MINSQRWDVINPVLDKEYYEVSHAQRRMWILHHIDEYSSAYNIRLAMRINGSLDIVAFEAAFQQIVSRHEILRTTFTSVAGNIQQVIHKQVLKEQLLSFRDLREQNDTEVVADALIQESANSRFDLENLSLMRVLLLQIKSDEFLFCLTIHHIIGDARSLDIIFQEFVTLYTAHTQYKNAALPQPKLQYKDYSAWQNQWLESEEVIEQHNYWCDRFTGQPPILNLPTDFPRPKFKSSQAALYTYRFSQSLSEQLRALAAKNHTTLFITLLTLFKILLYRYTEQRDLVIGVPISGRNHPDLENQIGFYVNTLALRTLLPEEGTFKQALVEVTNTCLDAYEYSDYPFDKLVSALDLERDLSRNPLFDVMFSLLSQESKAAMKIPGLEHQEYPLAPRTAQFDLSWSFFEDANHLRLVIEYEPDIFRDEAIARMSGHFLQIVQALVNDPNCKLSQINLLTPEERYQLLIEWNNTAVTYPQDKCIHQLFEEQVKLTPDAVAVIFEGQFLTFQELNERANQLAHYLREKGVDIEVLVGIFVARSLEMVIGILGILKAGGAYVPLDYSYPVDRLAYMLSDAAVSILLTQQSLVDSLPENQAEVVCLDRDWQIITNYSQQNPDSQVTSENLAYVIYTSGSTGKPKGVMNIHRGICNNLLRTIDSYPLTPKDRILQITPFSFDVSVWEIFWSLTSGATLIVAKPEGHKNIAYLINLIAQEQVTQINFVPSMLRAFIQEVNSEDCHCLQRVFCGGEALSYELTQRFFEHFNCELYNFYGPTETAVDATFWQCTLQSNYQIIPIGRPIANTQIYILDHHLQPVPIGIAGELHIGGIPLARGYLNRPELTAQKFIDNPFSNGKLYKTGDLARYLPDGNIEFLGRIDNQVKLRGLRIELGEIESVLDTHPQIEQTAVILREDIADSQRLVAYIVSKNHSFTPGDFRRFLQHKLPGYMIPSAFVMLSDLPLNPNGKIDHKQLPKPDEISIVESLYLAPRNQTESILVNIWQKVLQISKLGVNDNFFDLGGHSLQAMNLMALIYQELEIEIPLSIIYEKSTVAELSKYIIYAKEMNIQPKERPYVVFNQEREKAVFIFPPALGFAAAYANLADYLKDYTIYTFRYIADETTLEKYAELIDDLAPNQDIKLMGHSAGGFLAMLMAQKLESRDRVVSDVILLDTYRGGREVNQADMSEIKEGVDGFLLNPKRQELRRYFLENQKLRDRTYNQVWEYFNFLWHSDIKNVQINGTIHLIRAEENYHLEDDWIQATTSQRINHYAHGAHREMIDPPYLSQNATIINAILSQENRSVAKTGNRLADKFSSDLINPSYLF; from the coding sequence ATGATAAATTCACAAAGATGGGATGTTATTAATCCAGTACTAGATAAAGAATATTACGAAGTCTCCCATGCTCAAAGACGGATGTGGATTCTGCATCACATAGATGAATATTCAAGTGCTTATAATATTAGGTTGGCAATGAGAATCAATGGCAGCTTAGATATTGTGGCATTTGAAGCAGCTTTTCAACAAATTGTTAGCCGCCACGAAATTTTACGAACTACTTTCACTAGCGTTGCTGGAAATATTCAGCAAGTTATTCATAAGCAAGTGCTTAAAGAACAGCTACTATCTTTTAGAGATTTAAGAGAACAAAATGATACTGAAGTAGTAGCTGATGCTTTGATTCAAGAATCAGCCAACTCACGCTTTGATTTAGAGAATTTGTCCCTGATGCGAGTTCTGTTGTTGCAGATAAAGTCAGATGAATTTTTGTTTTGCTTAACCATACACCATATTATTGGTGATGCGCGATCGCTGGATATTATCTTCCAAGAATTTGTTACTTTATATACTGCCCATACTCAGTATAAAAATGCCGCCCTACCTCAACCAAAATTACAGTATAAAGATTATTCGGCATGGCAGAATCAATGGTTAGAAAGTGAAGAGGTAATAGAACAACATAATTATTGGTGCGATCGCTTTACTGGACAACCCCCCATACTCAACTTACCAACTGACTTTCCCCGACCGAAATTCAAATCTTCTCAAGCCGCTTTATATACTTATCGTTTCAGTCAAAGTCTGAGCGAACAATTACGCGCTTTAGCAGCAAAAAATCATACAACTCTATTCATCACTCTCCTAACTTTATTTAAAATATTACTCTACCGTTATACCGAACAGCGCGATTTAGTCATTGGCGTACCTATTTCTGGACGCAATCATCCAGACTTGGAAAACCAAATTGGATTTTATGTTAATACCTTAGCTTTAAGAACTTTGCTTCCAGAAGAGGGAACTTTTAAACAAGCACTGGTAGAAGTGACAAATACTTGTCTTGATGCTTATGAATATAGCGATTATCCTTTTGATAAATTAGTATCTGCACTCGATTTAGAACGTGATTTATCAAGAAATCCGTTGTTTGATGTGATGTTTTCATTGCTCAGTCAAGAAAGCAAAGCAGCAATGAAAATTCCCGGACTTGAGCATCAAGAATATCCCCTTGCACCACGAACAGCTCAATTTGATTTGAGTTGGAGTTTTTTTGAAGATGCTAACCATCTAAGATTAGTCATAGAATACGAACCGGACATTTTTCGAGACGAGGCGATCGCTAGAATGAGCGGTCACTTTTTACAAATAGTTCAGGCGCTGGTCAACGATCCGAATTGCAAATTGTCACAAATTAACTTATTAACTCCTGAAGAACGTTATCAGTTATTAATCGAATGGAATAACACAGCAGTTACATATCCTCAAGATAAATGCATCCATCAATTATTTGAAGAACAAGTAAAACTTACCCCCGATGCAGTTGCAGTAATATTTGAAGGTCAATTTTTGACTTTTCAAGAGTTAAATGAACGAGCTAATCAGTTAGCTCATTATTTACGAGAAAAAGGTGTAGATATAGAAGTATTGGTGGGAATTTTTGTCGCGCGTTCCCTAGAGATGGTAATAGGAATATTAGGAATTTTAAAGGCAGGAGGAGCTTATGTACCTTTAGACTATAGTTATCCGGTAGACCGCTTGGCTTATATGCTCTCGGATGCGGCGGTGTCCATATTACTTACCCAGCAGTCCTTAGTAGACTCTTTACCAGAAAATCAGGCCGAGGTAGTGTGTTTAGATCGTGATTGGCAGATAATTACTAACTATAGCCAGCAGAATCCTGACAGCCAGGTGACATCAGAAAATTTAGCTTATGTCATTTATACCTCTGGTTCTACAGGTAAGCCAAAAGGAGTGATGAATATTCATCGAGGTATTTGCAATAATTTATTGCGAACAATTGATTCTTACCCACTCACACCAAAAGATCGCATCCTGCAAATAACTCCCTTTAGTTTTGACGTTTCAGTGTGGGAAATATTCTGGTCTTTAACATCTGGCGCTACTCTAATTGTGGCTAAACCTGAAGGTCATAAAAATATTGCTTACTTGATTAATTTAATTGCCCAAGAACAAGTAACTCAAATCAATTTTGTCCCCTCAATGTTGCGAGCTTTTATTCAAGAAGTAAACTCAGAGGATTGCCATTGCTTGCAGCGAGTGTTTTGTGGTGGAGAAGCACTATCTTATGAACTAACTCAACGATTTTTTGAGCATTTTAATTGTGAATTATACAATTTTTATGGGCCAACAGAAACAGCCGTTGATGCTACTTTCTGGCAGTGTACCCTACAATCTAATTATCAAATAATTCCTATTGGTCGCCCCATTGCCAATACCCAAATTTACATCCTCGACCATCATCTCCAACCAGTTCCTATTGGCATTGCTGGAGAACTTCATATTGGGGGTATTCCGTTAGCCAGAGGCTACCTCAACCGACCAGAATTAACTGCCCAAAAATTCATTGATAACCCTTTTAGCAATGGCAAATTGTATAAAACTGGCGATTTAGCTCGTTATTTACCAGATGGTAATATTGAATTTCTTGGTCGCATTGATAACCAAGTCAAGCTGCGAGGCTTACGGATCGAATTAGGAGAAATTGAATCGGTTCTAGATACTCATCCACAGATAGAACAAACGGCTGTCATTTTAAGAGAAGATATTGCTGACAGCCAGCGTTTAGTAGCCTATATAGTCAGTAAAAACCATTCATTTACTCCTGGTGACTTCCGTCGGTTTCTACAACATAAATTGCCTGGTTACATGATACCTTCAGCTTTTGTGATGTTGTCAGATTTGCCATTAAACCCTAATGGGAAGATAGACCACAAACAATTACCGAAACCCGATGAAATATCGATAGTAGAATCACTATATTTAGCTCCACGTAATCAAACGGAAAGCATCTTAGTAAATATTTGGCAAAAAGTTTTGCAAATATCAAAGCTAGGAGTGAATGACAATTTCTTTGATTTAGGTGGTCATTCATTACAAGCGATGAATCTCATGGCACTAATTTATCAAGAGCTTGAGATTGAAATCCCTTTATCAATAATTTATGAAAAATCTACTGTAGCAGAATTGAGTAAGTATATCATTTATGCTAAAGAGATGAATATCCAACCCAAGGAACGTCCTTATGTAGTTTTTAATCAAGAGCGAGAGAAAGCAGTTTTTATATTTCCTCCTGCCCTTGGTTTTGCCGCCGCTTACGCGAATTTAGCTGATTATTTAAAAGATTATACTATTTATACTTTTAGATATATTGCCGATGAAACAACTTTAGAAAAATATGCAGAATTAATAGATGATTTAGCACCCAATCAAGATATAAAATTGATGGGACATTCAGCCGGTGGTTTTTTGGCAATGTTGATGGCTCAAAAATTAGAAAGTCGCGATCGCGTGGTTTCTGATGTAATTTTATTAGATACTTATCGAGGAGGTCGTGAAGTTAATCAAGCTGATATGTCGGAAATTAAAGAAGGTGTTGATGGTTTTTTGCTAAATCCTAAACGTCAGGAATTGAGACGTTATTTTCTGGAGAATCAAAAGTTGCGCGATCGCACCTACAATCAAGTTTGGGAATACTTTAATTTTCTCTGGCATTCAGATATCAAAAATGTGCAAATTAATGGGACTATTCATCTCATCCGGGCTGAGGAAAATTATCATCTTGAAGATGATTGGATACAGGCTACAACAAGTCAACGAATCAATCATTATGCTCATGGTGCCCATCGTGAGATGATCGATCCGCCCTATCTCAGCCAAAATGCCACTATTATTAATGCAATTCTTAGTCAAGAAAATAGATCTGTTGCCAAAACTGGCAACAGACTGGCTGATAAATTTAGCAGTGATTTGATCAACCCTTCTTACCTATTTTAA
- a CDS encoding non-ribosomal peptide synthetase: MVVEKSQKSKNLESIYPLSPMQQGMLFHSIYAPDSGVYCTQTLISISTPINIVAFKRAWEKVLERYSVLRTLFLWEKRQQPLQVVQKQVDLPWNYQDWRNLSSTEQQARLDSLLQTERQKGFQLNQAPLMRCHLIQLSDQSYKFLWNRHHIILDGWSLPIIYQEVLTFYTAENQGQSCYLPSPRPYQEYIVWLKQQDLSAATMFWQQTLKGFTAPTPMMVDRPQLHDSQVQPTYQEQELHLSRATTQGLQSLGLQFGLTLSTLIQAAWSILLSRYSGESEVLFGVTVSGRPASLSAVENMVGLFINTLPLRVLVPKSELILPWLQQLQQKQAELQEYSYSPLAEVQKLSDVPQGVPLFESLVVFENYPMDNLSDEPNQLLSVSKVENFEETNYPLTLAAVPKQELLIKFSYDISRFASDTIVRMAGHLQTLLEAIVANPQQQVGQLPLLTAAEQHQLLVEWNDTQADYPQNKCIHQLFEEQVERNPDAIAVVFANQQLTYRELNSKANQLAHYLQSLGVEPEVLVGICVERSLEMVVGLLGILKAGGAYVPLDPSYPVERLAEMIADAQVSLLLTQKPLLNLLPPNAAKIICLDSDSQILLNESKQNPQSGVKPENLVYLIYTSGSTGKPKGVMIEHRSLVNFVQAEKVQWEINSSDRVLQFGSISFDILEKDIYPCLSVGGTLVLRTQEMLSSISTFMQKCREWDLTVMNLPTAFWHQLVSELNRKKETLPRSLRLIFTGGERALPEKIEQWQEYLQEILQSQKLLTAPQLINAYGPTETTIVATFCKLSTYKREDRLSDVPIGRPMANTQIYILNAELQPVAIGVKGEIYIGGVGLARGYLRRPELTTEKFIQNPFKKSQRLYKTGDLARYLPDGNIEYLGRIDNQVKIRGFRIELGEIESALNTHPQLEQAVVILREDTPNNKLLIAYLVTKNQSLSPSELRSFLKQKLPDYTIPSAFVILSELPLTSNGKIDRKALPTPDEISFTDTQYLAPRNHIEEILVNIWQQLLQVEKIGVHDNFFELGGHSLKAISLVSQIQENLGLHFKLKEVFSHPTIAEQAELLIACQPLLVPKIPHIFEQETYKTSHAQRRFFVLQQMDPNNVAYHIVSALKLEGDFDPAAFEKAMQVLIDRHESLRTSFVLVNGEPRQRILANCSFHIEFQDWSNELHAENHILEIIKQQREPFNLENSPLLRSNIYQVAKEQYILFLEIHHIICDGWSMNLLAKECLKYYNDFVKGLQPNLDKLPIQYKDYAAWQANILQSEDNRKHLDYWQQKLDNGQIPHVHLPTDFQRPSLKTFNGSYLSWTFKPEIISGLQKICQETQSTLFMGLVAAVKVLLYRYSGQHDISIGTEIATRNHPQLQSLIGLFLNTLVIRDELDPKQGYKNLLAKVRQSVTEAFEHSDYPFDILVEKLAISREINRTPLFDVLVLLQNFSQSVLVDKVQIKSLDSLTPTSKFDISFVFSEQNNELRLDLIYNTDLFQAYRMHKALIHLEKLLNEMVANPSQPVCQIPLLSAAETSLIESFVKPMTRLETRTVIHDFIGQVKATPDKTAIIYPEGEFTYRELDTLTNSWANIFKDLGTQKDTICGVILEGDRRQVVAMLAIFKAGGIYLPLRLDEPEERWQRMLLKTSPAILVTAEEYLDALKPRLAALPKPPHILVVSANELTHRYQWDGINYQGFSIVESDSNKALSMPAADDSNYIMFTSGSTGEPKAILGSHGSLRHFLNWERIEFGIDRNCRCLQIAQINFDAYLRETLVTLCSGGTLYIPDSKDREDLERLLIRLGEWQINLLHTVPSVMRLFLNIGRNLANADQLLKHLQVLVLGGEPLFVKELCEWHQVFGKQTEFVNIYGASETTFVKHFYRIPNPNQISSARVPAGKTLSDAAFAVIDGTRPCAIGEVGEIFVKSPYLTKGYFQDENLTNLVFVPNPLNNGSDLVYRTGDLGRLLPDMNLEVIGRSDNQVKLNGVRIELGEIEDALLAIGDVEKVLVVADKKEELVTVIAYYQGNDTASQEHIRKKIKQVLPIYMQPTFLIQIEYFPLLPNGKVNRLALPKPEDNIAKTINHLTEFNEQEALLASVWGELLEVEVSDIEQSFFELGGNSLKAMRLVSSIRNRFGISLRLREIFTHNTLKEQAILIQARQTK, translated from the coding sequence ATGGTAGTTGAAAAATCTCAAAAAAGCAAAAATTTAGAGTCAATTTATCCTCTTTCCCCAATGCAACAGGGAATGCTTTTTCATAGCATTTATGCTCCCGACTCAGGAGTTTATTGCACTCAAACGCTGATTTCTATCTCTACCCCCATCAACATTGTTGCTTTTAAACGGGCTTGGGAAAAAGTGTTAGAGCGGTATTCAGTGTTGCGGACTCTTTTTCTCTGGGAGAAGCGTCAACAGCCTCTACAAGTAGTGCAGAAGCAGGTAGATTTGCCTTGGAACTATCAAGATTGGCGTAACCTCTCCTCTACAGAGCAACAAGCGCGTCTAGATTCATTGTTGCAAACAGAACGCCAAAAAGGGTTTCAACTCAACCAAGCGCCTTTGATGCGCTGTCATTTAATTCAACTATCCGATCAAAGCTATAAATTTCTTTGGAATCGGCATCACATCATATTAGATGGTTGGAGCCTACCGATAATTTACCAAGAAGTCTTAACCTTCTATACAGCTGAGAACCAAGGTCAAAGCTGTTATCTTCCTTCTCCTCGTCCCTACCAAGAGTACATTGTCTGGTTAAAGCAGCAAGATTTATCTGCTGCCACAATGTTTTGGCAGCAAACCCTGAAGGGTTTTACTGCTCCTACCCCAATGATGGTAGACCGACCACAGTTGCATGACTCTCAGGTACAACCAACTTATCAAGAACAAGAACTTCATTTATCTCGGGCAACCACTCAAGGGCTACAATCCTTGGGATTGCAGTTTGGTCTGACTTTATCAACTTTGATCCAAGCAGCTTGGTCTATCCTCCTGAGTCGCTACAGTGGAGAATCTGAAGTTTTATTTGGTGTGACAGTTTCCGGTCGTCCTGCTAGTTTATCGGCAGTAGAAAACATGGTGGGGCTGTTTATCAACACATTACCACTACGGGTATTAGTCCCCAAGTCAGAATTAATTTTACCTTGGCTACAGCAGTTACAGCAAAAGCAAGCAGAACTTCAGGAGTACTCTTACAGCCCTCTGGCGGAAGTACAAAAGCTCAGTGATGTACCGCAAGGAGTCCCCTTATTTGAAAGTCTGGTAGTGTTTGAGAACTATCCTATGGATAATTTGTCAGACGAACCAAATCAATTATTATCAGTCAGCAAGGTGGAGAATTTTGAAGAGACAAATTATCCCTTGACTCTGGCAGCAGTACCAAAACAAGAGTTACTTATAAAGTTTAGTTATGATATTAGTCGTTTTGCCAGCGACACAATTGTGCGGATGGCGGGTCATTTACAGACCTTATTGGAAGCTATTGTGGCTAATCCTCAGCAACAGGTGGGGCAATTACCACTTTTAACAGCAGCAGAACAGCATCAGTTATTGGTGGAGTGGAACGATACTCAGGCTGACTATCCCCAAAATAAATGTATCCATCAGCTATTTGAAGAGCAAGTGGAGCGCAACCCCGATGCAATAGCAGTAGTATTTGCCAATCAACAGTTAACCTATCGGGAACTAAACAGCAAAGCGAACCAGCTAGCACACTACCTGCAAAGCTTGGGGGTAGAACCAGAGGTACTTGTGGGTATCTGCGTAGAGCGTTCTCTGGAGATGGTAGTGGGACTATTAGGAATTTTAAAGGCGGGGGGAGCCTATGTACCCCTAGACCCAAGTTATCCAGTTGAGCGTTTAGCCGAGATGATCGCTGATGCCCAAGTATCGTTGTTGCTGACTCAGAAGCCCTTACTCAACTTATTACCCCCAAATGCAGCCAAAATCATTTGCTTGGATAGCGACTCACAGATCCTATTGAATGAAAGTAAGCAAAATCCCCAAAGTGGGGTCAAGCCGGAAAACTTGGTGTATCTAATTTACACATCAGGATCTACTGGCAAGCCCAAAGGGGTGATGATTGAACATCGATCTTTGGTAAATTTCGTCCAGGCTGAGAAAGTTCAATGGGAAATTAACAGTAGCGATCGCGTCTTGCAATTTGGCTCCATCAGTTTTGATATTCTAGAAAAAGATATATATCCTTGCTTGAGTGTTGGTGGAACTTTAGTATTACGCACCCAAGAAATGTTGAGTTCTATTTCAACATTTATGCAAAAATGCCGAGAGTGGGATCTGACAGTAATGAATCTGCCTACAGCATTTTGGCATCAATTAGTTAGTGAATTAAATAGAAAAAAAGAGACTTTGCCGCGATCGCTACGACTAATATTTACTGGGGGAGAACGGGCATTACCAGAAAAAATCGAACAATGGCAAGAGTATCTGCAAGAAATTTTGCAGTCTCAGAAGCTACTGACAGCGCCACAGTTAATTAATGCTTACGGCCCCACAGAAACAACTATAGTTGCAACATTTTGTAAGTTATCTACCTATAAAAGAGAAGATCGGCTTTCTGATGTGCCTATTGGTCGGCCAATGGCCAATACACAAATCTATATTCTCAATGCAGAGTTACAACCTGTAGCGATCGGAGTGAAGGGGGAAATATATATTGGCGGTGTAGGTCTTGCAAGAGGCTATCTCCGCCGTCCCGAATTAACCACAGAAAAATTTATTCAAAACCCCTTTAAAAAATCGCAACGCCTTTACAAAACAGGCGACTTAGCGCGTTACTTACCTGATGGTAATATTGAATATCTTGGTCGCATCGATAACCAAGTCAAAATTCGCGGCTTCCGCATCGAACTAGGAGAAATCGAATCGGCTCTAAATACCCATCCCCAACTAGAACAAGCAGTCGTCATTCTCAGAGAAGATACCCCAAATAACAAACTATTAATCGCTTATTTAGTAACTAAAAATCAGTCATTAAGTCCTAGTGAACTGCGTAGTTTCCTCAAACAAAAATTACCAGATTATACGATCCCTTCAGCCTTTGTCATATTATCAGAACTCCCGTTAACCAGCAATGGCAAAATAGATCGCAAAGCCTTACCTACGCCAGATGAAATATCATTTACTGATACGCAATATTTAGCCCCTCGTAATCATATTGAGGAAATCTTAGTAAATATTTGGCAACAATTACTCCAAGTAGAAAAAATAGGAGTCCATGACAACTTTTTTGAGTTGGGAGGACACAGCCTAAAAGCAATTTCTCTAGTCAGTCAAATTCAAGAAAATCTCGGTCTTCATTTTAAATTAAAAGAAGTATTTTCGCACCCAACAATCGCAGAACAGGCAGAATTATTAATTGCTTGTCAACCTCTTCTTGTTCCCAAAATCCCCCATATATTTGAGCAAGAAACATATAAAACATCTCATGCCCAAAGACGCTTCTTTGTACTGCAACAGATGGATCCAAACAATGTGGCTTATCATATTGTTTCTGCACTTAAGCTAGAGGGAGATTTCGATCCTGCTGCTTTTGAAAAAGCAATGCAAGTTTTGATTGATCGCCATGAATCTCTACGGACATCCTTTGTATTAGTCAACGGTGAACCTAGACAAAGGATACTTGCAAATTGCTCTTTTCATATTGAATTTCAAGATTGGAGTAATGAACTTCATGCTGAGAACCATATCCTCGAAATTATTAAACAACAGAGAGAACCTTTTAATTTAGAAAATAGTCCACTGCTGCGTTCTAATATTTATCAAGTTGCGAAGGAGCAATATATTCTGTTTCTGGAAATCCATCATATTATTTGTGATGGCTGGTCGATGAATTTATTAGCTAAAGAGTGCTTAAAATATTACAATGATTTTGTCAAAGGCTTGCAACCAAATCTAGATAAATTGCCGATACAATATAAAGATTATGCAGCTTGGCAAGCCAATATTTTACAAAGTGAGGATAATAGAAAACACTTAGATTACTGGCAGCAAAAACTTGATAATGGGCAAATACCTCATGTTCACTTACCGACAGACTTTCAGCGACCTTCTTTAAAAACTTTTAATGGTTCTTATTTAAGCTGGACATTCAAACCAGAAATAATATCTGGATTGCAAAAGATTTGCCAAGAAACACAAAGCACCTTATTTATGGGACTGGTAGCAGCAGTAAAAGTATTACTGTATCGTTACAGTGGTCAACACGATATTTCTATCGGTACAGAAATTGCCACTCGCAACCATCCTCAACTACAATCTTTAATCGGTTTATTTCTCAATACACTTGTTATCCGTGACGAACTAGACCCAAAACAAGGGTATAAAAATCTGCTCGCAAAAGTTCGCCAAAGTGTTACCGAAGCATTTGAACATTCAGATTATCCTTTTGATATTTTGGTAGAAAAACTAGCAATTTCGCGAGAGATTAACCGCACACCATTGTTTGATGTGTTAGTGCTTCTGCAAAATTTTAGTCAATCTGTATTAGTAGACAAAGTCCAAATAAAATCCTTAGATTCTTTAACTCCTACCAGCAAATTCGATATTTCTTTTGTTTTTAGCGAGCAAAACAACGAACTCAGATTGGATTTGATTTACAACACAGACTTATTCCAAGCATATAGGATGCATAAAGCTCTGATTCATTTGGAGAAGTTGCTCAATGAAATGGTAGCAAATCCTAGTCAGCCAGTTTGTCAAATACCTCTTTTATCAGCAGCAGAAACGTCTTTGATCGAGAGTTTTGTTAAACCAATGACTCGATTAGAAACACGCACAGTAATTCATGATTTTATTGGACAAGTAAAAGCAACACCTGACAAAACAGCAATTATTTATCCTGAAGGAGAATTCACCTATCGGGAATTGGATACACTCACTAATTCTTGGGCGAATATCTTCAAAGATTTAGGAACTCAAAAAGATACTATTTGTGGGGTGATTCTAGAAGGCGATCGCCGTCAAGTGGTAGCAATGTTGGCTATATTCAAAGCTGGGGGAATTTATCTACCTCTGCGTTTAGATGAACCTGAAGAACGCTGGCAACGGATGCTCTTAAAAACATCTCCCGCCATTCTAGTGACAGCCGAAGAATATTTAGATGCCTTAAAACCCCGACTAGCAGCATTACCAAAACCTCCGCATATATTGGTAGTTAGTGCTAATGAACTGACGCACCGCTATCAGTGGGATGGGATAAATTATCAAGGCTTTTCTATAGTCGAAAGTGATAGTAACAAAGCTTTATCCATGCCTGCTGCTGATGATTCTAACTATATTATGTTCACTTCTGGCTCAACAGGTGAACCTAAAGCAATACTTGGTAGTCATGGCAGCTTGCGTCACTTCCTGAATTGGGAAAGAATCGAATTTGGTATCGATCGCAATTGCCGCTGTTTGCAAATTGCTCAAATTAACTTTGATGCTTATCTGCGGGAAACTCTTGTTACTTTATGTTCAGGAGGAACTCTTTATATTCCTGATAGTAAAGACCGCGAAGATTTGGAACGTTTATTAATACGTTTGGGAGAATGGCAGATTAACTTACTGCATACTGTACCTTCAGTGATGCGCCTATTTTTAAACATTGGTCGCAATTTAGCTAATGCTGACCAGTTACTGAAACATTTACAAGTTCTGGTATTAGGAGGAGAACCTTTATTCGTCAAAGAACTTTGTGAATGGCATCAAGTTTTTGGCAAACAAACAGAATTCGTAAATATTTATGGAGCCAGTGAAACAACTTTCGTAAAACATTTCTACCGGATTCCTAACCCAAATCAGATTTCTTCTGCGCGAGTTCCGGCGGGAAAAACATTGTCAGATGCTGCATTTGCGGTTATCGATGGGACTCGTCCCTGTGCGATCGGAGAAGTTGGAGAAATTTTTGTTAAATCGCCTTATTTGACTAAAGGTTATTTTCAGGATGAAAACTTAACTAATTTAGTTTTTGTGCCAAATCCTTTGAATAATGGCAGCGATTTAGTTTACCGCACAGGAGATTTAGGACGACTGCTACCGGATATGAATTTGGAGGTAATCGGACGCAGCGATAACCAAGTTAAATTAAATGGTGTACGCATTGAGTTGGGAGAAATTGAAGACGCACTTTTGGCTATTGGTGATGTAGAAAAGGTGCTGGTAGTCGCAGATAAAAAAGAAGAATTGGTGACAGTAATCGCATATTATCAAGGGAATGATACTGCAAGTCAGGAACACATTAGAAAAAAAATTAAGCAAGTTTTGCCGATTTACATGCAACCAACTTTCCTGATTCAGATAGAATATTTTCCTTTGTTACCAAATGGTAAAGTAAATCGCTTGGCACTACCAAAACCAGAAGATAATATTGCCAAAACAATTAATCACCTGACTGAATTCAATGAGCAAGAAGCTTTATTAGCTTCAGTTTGGGGTGAATTATTAGAAGTGGAAGTGAGTGATATTGAACAATCATTCTTTGAGTTAGGAGGTAATAGTTTAAAGGCTATGCGTCTAGTATCAAGTATCCGCAACCGCTTCGGGATATCACTGCGATTACGAGAAATTTTTACTCATAATACTTTAAAAGAACAAGCTATTTTAATTCAAGCGCGCCAAACAAAATGA